A single region of the Blastocatellia bacterium genome encodes:
- a CDS encoding FecR domain-containing protein, with product MLQGARNPILLLAMLDLLVSLRGYGQSPDHSQSQLPSLIVSARAGDVTRVDGNVWLKRRGESSLLPLRIGKRLSSGDVVVTGDQGRAEWSLNVGSYFQVAAHSQVSVYEESPDQMHFDISQGEVFVIVGTFERGTVLEIDTPYALLTVTKRGSYRVRVSTNKDTEADVARGELQFADSKGQTGKVTKREHVRFFGIKK from the coding sequence ATGTTGCAAGGCGCAAGGAACCCAATCCTATTACTGGCCATGCTTGACTTGCTCGTTTCACTGAGAGGATATGGTCAAAGCCCCGATCATTCGCAGTCACAATTGCCCTCATTGATCGTCTCCGCCCGCGCAGGAGATGTCACTCGTGTTGATGGCAACGTGTGGCTCAAACGACGCGGCGAATCATCTCTGCTGCCGTTGCGAATAGGTAAAAGGCTCTCTTCAGGTGATGTCGTGGTGACGGGTGACCAGGGGCGGGCCGAATGGTCTCTTAATGTGGGTTCATACTTTCAGGTCGCCGCTCATTCTCAGGTGAGTGTCTATGAAGAAAGTCCCGACCAGATGCATTTCGACATTTCACAGGGAGAGGTGTTCGTTATCGTGGGCACGTTCGAGAGGGGCACGGTGCTTGAGATCGACACGCCATACGCTCTGCTAACCGTCACTAAGCGAGGTAGCTATCGGGTTCGGGTTTCGACGAATAAGGATACGGAGGCTGATGTGGCGCGGGGCGAACTACAGTTTGCAGATAGTAAAGGGCAGACAGGCAAAGTAACGAAGCGCGAGCATGTGCGCTTCTTCGGGATCAAGAAATGA
- a CDS encoding sialidase family protein, producing the protein MAVARSTDGGKTYSAVTFFSFENGSNHFNDKPMITADTNLGSPFRDNVYIAWDAAAGGSAGGGIRVGSSTNHGASFNVTRADDPSGPGRSIGASPAVGTSGELYVSWNDYSANVIAFNRSFDGGKTWDQQRVVAPKVIPFDIAIPAESFRAALVYPVLDVDRSQGPFRGRLYCSWIDKTPTGTTDIYLSYSDDKGSTWSQPRTVADTLPIAVDRFNHWMSVDPVTGDVNVSFYDTRNDTTGFRYMTDVYLSQSRDGGRSWLSPNVRVSTQSSNEHDCGGVFPCQGINYGNQQGDYEGLVSYGGISYPVWTDSRRQLDRISGCSRGLGMEEVFTAKVKP; encoded by the coding sequence ATGGCAGTTGCGCGCTCCACCGATGGCGGCAAGACTTACTCGGCAGTCACCTTCTTCTCCTTTGAGAACGGCAGCAATCATTTCAACGACAAGCCGATGATCACAGCGGACACGAATCTCGGCAGTCCGTTCAGGGACAATGTCTACATTGCCTGGGACGCGGCGGCGGGCGGCTCGGCGGGCGGCGGCATTCGCGTAGGAAGCTCAACCAATCATGGAGCCTCCTTCAATGTAACCCGCGCCGATGATCCTTCAGGCCCGGGCCGTTCAATTGGCGCGTCGCCTGCGGTCGGGACTAGCGGTGAACTTTACGTCAGCTGGAACGATTACAGCGCCAACGTAATTGCTTTCAACCGCTCGTTCGACGGCGGGAAGACATGGGATCAACAGCGCGTCGTCGCGCCGAAAGTCATTCCGTTCGATATTGCAATTCCGGCTGAATCATTCCGTGCCGCGCTGGTGTACCCGGTGCTGGATGTGGACCGCTCGCAGGGACCTTTCCGTGGCCGGCTATACTGCTCCTGGATAGATAAGACGCCAACTGGCACGACCGATATATACCTCTCCTACTCTGATGATAAAGGATCAACATGGTCGCAGCCTCGCACCGTAGCCGACACGCTGCCAATAGCTGTGGATCGCTTCAATCATTGGATGTCGGTCGATCCGGTCACCGGCGACGTGAACGTTTCGTTCTATGATACACGCAATGACACGACCGGCTTTCGCTATATGACGGACGTATACCTCTCGCAGTCGAGAGACGGCGGGCGTTCATGGCTGTCGCCAAACGTGCGTGTATCAACGCAGAGTTCAAACGAACATGACTGCGGTGGCGTGTTTCCGTGCCAGGGGATTAACTATGGGAATCAGCAAGGAGACTATGAGGGGCTTGTGTCATACGGGGGCATTTCGTACCCCGTCTGGACTGACAGCCGTCGTCAGCTCGATAGAATTAGCGGGTGCAGCCGAGGACTAGGGATGGAGGAAGTCTTTACGGCAAAGGTCAAGCCGTAG
- the sbnB gene encoding 2,3-diaminopropionate biosynthesis protein SbnB, whose amino-acid sequence MEKDMLLLKGDEVEFLLKDREVELIEKVALAYQAHANQLTSLPHSVFLRFPGNDKNRIIALPAFLGDGFGVAGIKWVSSFPGNAELGLERASAVLILNSIKTGRPETIIEASMINAKRTAASAALAAKVLSQGETVYRVGLVGCGRINFETARFLLSAFALVKELVIFDVDAGQATIFKDKCSGFVENIQVAGDVREVLAACPVVSFATTALTPWVSDLDECAPGSVILHTSLRDLSPQVILSYDNVVDDLDHVTRAQTSVHLARESVGNSSFLRCTLGDILTGRAAPRKDASGIVVFSPFGLGILDLAVGKFCCDLARKGGIGSTVNSFFPERWTERTV is encoded by the coding sequence ATGGAAAAGGACATGCTGCTCCTCAAGGGAGATGAAGTCGAGTTCTTGCTCAAGGATCGCGAGGTGGAGTTGATTGAAAAGGTAGCTTTAGCCTACCAAGCACACGCAAACCAGTTGACATCACTGCCGCATTCCGTCTTCTTGCGTTTCCCCGGCAATGACAAAAACCGAATCATCGCCCTGCCGGCGTTCCTCGGTGATGGATTCGGCGTGGCTGGCATCAAATGGGTTTCCTCCTTTCCCGGCAATGCAGAGCTAGGCCTTGAACGGGCGTCGGCTGTCTTGATCCTAAATTCTATTAAAACCGGGCGTCCGGAAACCATTATCGAGGCGTCTATGATCAACGCCAAGCGCACCGCGGCGAGCGCGGCATTGGCGGCCAAGGTTTTATCGCAGGGTGAGACCGTCTATCGAGTAGGACTTGTCGGTTGCGGGCGGATCAACTTTGAAACGGCCAGGTTTCTGTTATCCGCGTTTGCCCTGGTGAAAGAGTTAGTCATTTTCGACGTGGACGCGGGGCAGGCCACGATCTTCAAAGATAAGTGCAGCGGTTTTGTCGAAAACATTCAGGTCGCCGGCGATGTTCGAGAAGTTCTGGCGGCTTGTCCTGTTGTATCATTCGCCACAACTGCTTTGACCCCGTGGGTATCGGATCTGGACGAGTGCGCGCCGGGGTCTGTAATACTTCATACCTCGCTTCGCGACCTTTCGCCGCAGGTGATCCTCTCTTATGACAATGTTGTAGACGATCTTGATCATGTGACTCGGGCCCAGACTTCGGTTCACCTGGCTCGAGAGAGCGTTGGAAATAGCAGCTTTCTCAGGTGCACTCTCGGCGACATCCTGACGGGCAGAGCGGCGCCCCGAAAGGACGCTTCGGGAATTGTCGTCTTTAGTCCCTTTGGGCTAGGTATCCTCGACCTTGCCGTGGGTAAGTTTTGCTGTGATCTCGCCCGGAAAGGAGGGATCGGTTCGACCGTCAATTCGTTCTTCCCAGAGCGTTGGACGGAGCGGACTGTGTAA